One region of Triticum aestivum cultivar Chinese Spring chromosome 6B, IWGSC CS RefSeq v2.1, whole genome shotgun sequence genomic DNA includes:
- the LOC123137967 gene encoding GDSL esterase/lipase At1g28590 isoform X1, which produces MAQLSRIPVALLLVLVAGEAAATPYARGRDAQLASSYSRVFSFGDSLTDTGNAAILPATAGGPSSHAPYGETYFHHPSGRASDGRLIIDFIVESLGLPEPAPYLAGETADDFRHGANFAVGGATALDPAFLKSRGIATFVPVSLSNETSWFNNVLELLASTAYGKYKATCCYW; this is translated from the exons ATGGCACAATTATCTCGCATCCCGGTGGCTCTTCTCCTCGTCCTAGTCGCCGGGGAGGCAGCCGCCACGCCGTACGCCCGCGGCAGGGACGCCCAGCTGGCCAGCAGCTACAGCCGCGTCTTCAGCTTCGGCGACTCGCTTACCGACACGGGGAACGCGGCCATCCTCCCGGCCACCGCCGGGGGGCCCTCCTCCCACGCGCCGTACGGGGAGACCTACTTCCACCACCCCAGCGGCCGGGCGTCCGACGGCCGGCTCATCATCGACTTCATCG TGGAGTCGCTGGGGTTGCCGGAACCAGCTCCCTACCTCGCCGGCGAGACCGCGGATGACTTCCGGCATGGCGCGAACTTCGCGGTGGGCGGCGCGACGGCGCTCGACCCGGCGTTCTTGAAGAGCAGAGGGATAGCGACGTTTGTGCCGGTGTCTCTTAGCAACGAGACGAGCTGGTTCAACAATGTCTTGGAGCTTCTTGCCTCCACGGCGTACGGTAAATATAAAGCAACTTGCTGCTATTGGTAA
- the LOC123137967 gene encoding GDSL esterase/lipase At1g28590 isoform X2 encodes MAQLSRIPVALLLVLVAGEAAATPYARGRDAQLASSYSRVFSFGDSLTDTGNAAILPATAGGPSSHAPYGETYFHHPSGRASDGRLIIDFIVESLGLPEPAPYLAGETADDFRHGANFAVGGATALDPAFLKSRGIATFVPVSLSNETSWFNNVLELLASTAYVPVSLRS; translated from the exons ATGGCACAATTATCTCGCATCCCGGTGGCTCTTCTCCTCGTCCTAGTCGCCGGGGAGGCAGCCGCCACGCCGTACGCCCGCGGCAGGGACGCCCAGCTGGCCAGCAGCTACAGCCGCGTCTTCAGCTTCGGCGACTCGCTTACCGACACGGGGAACGCGGCCATCCTCCCGGCCACCGCCGGGGGGCCCTCCTCCCACGCGCCGTACGGGGAGACCTACTTCCACCACCCCAGCGGCCGGGCGTCCGACGGCCGGCTCATCATCGACTTCATCG TGGAGTCGCTGGGGTTGCCGGAACCAGCTCCCTACCTCGCCGGCGAGACCGCGGATGACTTCCGGCATGGCGCGAACTTCGCGGTGGGCGGCGCGACGGCGCTCGACCCGGCGTTCTTGAAGAGCAGAGGGATAGCGACGTTTGTGCCGGTGTCTCTTAGCAACGAGACGAGCTGGTTCAACAATGTCTTGGAGCTTCTTGCCTCCACGGCGTACG